A single region of the Erythrobacter sp. HL-111 genome encodes:
- a CDS encoding F0F1 ATP synthase subunit delta, with product MDISAGIQASLAGRYAAALFELASENGTVSAVEKDLETLRAALAESADLRAVIGNPQISRGAQGQAITGVAQHLGLSDLTTRFLGVLAENRRLAKLSDMIAAFKAIAAAQRGEVGAKVTSAHPLSDEQLARLKERLTAREGRTVMLTADVDPELLGGLVVTIGSQRIDASIRTRLNSLSQAMKA from the coding sequence GTGGATATTTCCGCCGGTATACAGGCCAGCCTAGCGGGGCGTTACGCCGCTGCCCTCTTCGAACTTGCGAGCGAGAACGGAACGGTTTCCGCCGTCGAGAAGGATCTCGAAACGCTGCGGGCCGCGCTCGCCGAATCGGCGGACCTGCGCGCCGTGATCGGCAATCCGCAGATCTCGCGCGGGGCGCAGGGGCAGGCGATCACCGGGGTGGCGCAGCATCTCGGCCTGTCGGACCTCACCACCAGGTTCCTCGGCGTGCTGGCGGAGAACCGGCGCCTTGCGAAGCTTTCCGACATGATCGCCGCGTTCAAGGCGATCGCCGCGGCCCAGCGCGGCGAAGTCGGCGCCAAGGTCACCAGCGCGCACCCGCTCTCGGACGAACAGCTCGCCAGGCTCAAGGAGCGGCTGACCGCGCGCGAAGGCCGCACCGTCATGCTCACCGCCGATGTCGATCCCGAGCTTCTGGGCGGCCTCGTCGTCACCATCGGCTCGCAGCGCATCGACGCCTCGATCCGCACCCGTCTCAACTCGCTTTCGCAGGCCATGAAGGCCTGA
- a CDS encoding serine protease: MTLSSPAASRASPGVSASLRALLCLLCLALAAFGAGRAQADAGDIEAAARGVVRVVLIARDGEELVPVTHGSGFAVTPTMIVTNAHVIREALQDDTLRIGIVPSEGDDGAYARAVAVSPRNDLALVEIVDGSLRLPPLTLSGEVRRGLGEVSAVGYPMNVDVAQGLELGDIFRAQPPVKSRGFLSGERPSRQFDTILHTAPIARGNSGGPLLDGCGRVLGVNSFGAESDGSDAEFYFAVSLRELLPFLAANDIEPQVNALPCRSIDELNAAERARFEAQRADARARLEAREEELREARETARLSALVAVSEERENAMAIAALLLLLGTGSGFMAAELRRKALLGDASQTPALLAAGLAGAALIGAMLAWITRPGFSEIEDRVAAAMEQREGGRGSEPAPGDGPPASNARDGTLICSFVPERSRVVTARTDDVQFDWAGDGCVNGRTQYGMMNGEWTRVFVPDDEEAVAVNFYDPDTRTFRTDRYLLGREAMAEARRMRDAYSPPECGLTDAARIVAEQQSAVMGLLPDRPNERLLYSCEPKGAAGGG; this comes from the coding sequence TGCGCGCCTTGCTGTGCCTGCTGTGCCTCGCCCTCGCGGCGTTCGGGGCCGGGCGCGCGCAGGCCGATGCCGGCGACATCGAGGCCGCCGCGCGCGGAGTCGTCAGAGTCGTCCTGATCGCGCGCGACGGGGAGGAGCTCGTCCCCGTCACCCATGGCAGCGGCTTTGCCGTGACGCCGACCATGATCGTCACCAATGCCCATGTCATCCGCGAGGCGCTGCAGGACGATACGCTGCGTATCGGGATCGTCCCGAGCGAAGGGGATGACGGCGCCTATGCCCGCGCGGTGGCGGTTTCCCCGCGCAACGACCTCGCGCTGGTCGAGATCGTCGACGGATCGCTGCGCCTGCCGCCGCTGACCCTTTCGGGCGAGGTCCGGCGCGGGCTGGGCGAGGTTTCGGCGGTCGGCTACCCGATGAACGTCGACGTCGCGCAGGGGCTGGAGCTCGGCGACATCTTCCGCGCCCAGCCGCCGGTCAAGAGCCGCGGCTTCCTTTCGGGCGAGCGGCCGAGCCGCCAGTTCGACACCATCCTCCACACCGCCCCCATCGCGCGCGGCAATTCGGGCGGGCCACTGCTCGACGGGTGCGGCCGGGTGCTGGGCGTCAATTCCTTCGGCGCGGAATCCGACGGGTCGGACGCGGAATTCTACTTCGCGGTCTCCCTGCGCGAACTTCTCCCCTTTCTCGCGGCGAACGACATCGAACCGCAGGTCAATGCCCTGCCCTGCCGCTCGATCGACGAGCTGAACGCGGCCGAGCGGGCGCGCTTCGAGGCCCAGCGGGCCGACGCGCGGGCGCGGCTCGAGGCGCGCGAAGAGGAACTGCGCGAAGCGCGCGAGACGGCGCGCCTTTCGGCGCTGGTGGCGGTGAGCGAGGAGCGCGAGAACGCGATGGCGATCGCCGCGCTCCTCCTGCTGCTGGGCACCGGGTCGGGCTTCATGGCGGCCGAGTTGCGGCGCAAGGCGCTGCTCGGCGATGCGAGCCAGACGCCCGCGCTGCTCGCCGCCGGGCTCGCCGGCGCGGCGCTGATCGGGGCGATGCTGGCCTGGATCACGCGGCCGGGCTTTTCCGAAATCGAGGACCGCGTGGCCGCCGCGATGGAGCAGCGCGAGGGCGGCCGCGGAAGCGAGCCCGCCCCGGGCGACGGACCGCCCGCCAGCAATGCGCGCGACGGCACGTTGATCTGTTCGTTCGTCCCCGAACGCAGCCGCGTCGTGACCGCGCGGACGGACGACGTGCAGTTCGACTGGGCCGGGGACGGCTGCGTCAACGGGCGCACGCAATACGGAATGATGAACGGGGAATGGACGCGGGTCTTCGTGCCCGACGACGAGGAAGCCGTCGCGGTCAATTTCTACGATCCCGACACGCGCACCTTCCGCACCGACCGCTATCTCCTGGGGCGCGAGGCGATGGCGGAGGCGCGGCGGATGCGCGACGCCTATTCCCCGCCCGAATGCGGGCTCACCGACGCCGCGCGGATCGTCGCCGAACAGCAATCGGCGGTGATGGGCCTCCTGCCCGACCGGCCGAACGAGCGGCTGCTCTATTCCTGCGAGCCCAAGGGCGCCGCGGGCGGCGGCTGA